The following proteins are co-located in the Desulfobacterales bacterium genome:
- a CDS encoding NifB/NifX family molybdenum-iron cluster-binding protein has protein sequence MKIAISSTGQSLQDSLDPRFGRCAGFVIYDSDSQTSSFLSNSQQQNLPGGAGIQVAKMIANEGVDVIITGQIGPKAMQALSQTQIQVFSSSAGTVQEAVEAWQRNQLPPISTATGQPGSGMGMGGGGGKRGRGPGQGGRGMGGGARGRGPGQGGQGLGGGGQGKGPGQGGRGQGGGGGA, from the coding sequence ATGAAAATTGCGATCAGTTCCACCGGGCAATCTTTGCAGGATTCCTTAGATCCGAGATTCGGCCGATGCGCCGGTTTTGTCATCTATGATTCAGACAGTCAGACCAGTTCTTTTTTGAGCAATTCGCAGCAGCAAAACCTGCCTGGCGGAGCGGGTATTCAAGTCGCGAAAATGATCGCCAACGAAGGTGTGGATGTAATTATTACGGGGCAGATTGGTCCGAAAGCCATGCAGGCGCTTTCCCAAACGCAAATCCAGGTCTTTTCCAGTTCCGCAGGGACCGTGCAGGAGGCGGTTGAGGCCTGGCAGCGCAATCAACTGCCGCCTATATCAACCGCAACCGGCCAGCCCGGATCTGGTATGGGAATGGGCGGCGGTGGGGGCAAGCGCGGGCGCGGCCCGGGACAGGGCGGCCGCGGCATGGGCGGCGGTGCACGCGGCCGGGGTCCCGGCCAGGGCGGACAAGGCCTTGGCGGTGGCGGACAGGGTAAGGGTCCGGGTCAAGGCGGCCGGGGTCAAGGCGGCGGGGGTGGAGCCTAA
- a CDS encoding 2-dehydropantoate 2-reductase, which translates to MSWTNPRIGVIGAGAIGGITAALIRQAGYDVEIVCKYENVARQTNENGLHIQGFCGDHWVPMPAVSEIKDMKADKDLILLATKATDLVPAARALLPLLTPDTLVVSLQNGICEETLGEVVGHDRVIGCVVGWGATMNSPGELEMTSGGEFIIGTLDKRPEPKLQAIKEIFDQVVPCHISENILGSLYAKLIVNSCITSLGAICGLYMGQMLADRKIRNIFIDIMHEAMAVADAMDLHVETLGGRMNYYRFMAGSGTLAQLRRHLMIRLIGFKYRRLKSSSLQSLERGKPTEIDYLNGYITDKARKLNVPVPVNDKVIRMIKEIEAGNRSISPENFENF; encoded by the coding sequence ATGTCCTGGACCAACCCGCGCATCGGGGTTATCGGGGCCGGCGCCATCGGGGGTATCACCGCCGCCCTGATCAGGCAGGCCGGCTATGATGTTGAAATTGTGTGCAAGTATGAAAATGTTGCCCGTCAAACCAATGAAAACGGGCTGCATATACAGGGATTCTGCGGTGATCATTGGGTACCGATGCCCGCTGTTTCAGAAATCAAGGATATGAAGGCGGATAAGGATCTGATCCTTTTGGCCACCAAAGCCACGGATCTGGTGCCGGCCGCCCGGGCGCTGCTTCCTTTGCTGACCCCGGACACCCTGGTGGTGTCTTTGCAGAACGGCATCTGCGAGGAAACCCTTGGTGAGGTGGTGGGCCACGACCGGGTGATCGGATGCGTAGTGGGCTGGGGCGCCACCATGAATTCTCCAGGAGAACTGGAAATGACTTCCGGCGGCGAGTTTATTATCGGCACCTTAGACAAGCGCCCCGAACCGAAGCTCCAAGCCATAAAAGAAATTTTTGATCAGGTGGTGCCCTGCCATATTTCAGAAAATATCCTGGGCAGTCTCTACGCCAAGCTGATCGTCAATTCCTGTATTACCTCTTTAGGCGCCATATGCGGCCTTTACATGGGCCAGATGCTGGCGGACCGGAAAATCCGGAATATTTTTATCGACATCATGCATGAGGCCATGGCTGTTGCAGATGCCATGGATTTACATGTAGAAACCCTCGGCGGAAGAATGAACTATTACCGGTTTATGGCCGGCTCCGGCACTTTAGCCCAATTGCGGCGGCACCTGATGATCCGGCTGATCGGTTTTAAATACCGCCGGCTCAAATCATCCAGCCTCCAATCCCTTGAGCGCGGCAAACCGACGGAAATTGATTATTTGAACGGATATATTACGGATAAGGCCAGAAAGCTTAATGTGCCTGTGCCGGTCAATGATAAGGTCATCCGGATGATCAAGGAAATTGAAGCCGGAAACCGCAGCATTTCACCCGAAAATTTTGAAAACTTTTAA
- a CDS encoding metallophosphoesterase, with protein sequence MLNAAAVLLTVVFLYIFFIERFIIRVNYYQILVPHLPKAFAGFRMVQLSDLHYGLLQPLLTAKYAVWRANRLNGDIIVCTGDYVLETNSHKRIDRIWHILARLYAPEGVYSVLGNHDHWADTARSIEWLDQTGQNLRGQKKVFERAGEKLWLAGGGDLWEDHMDFDELLSGIPENDCRIVLAHNPDSADTAFNQRIDLMIAGHTHGGQFVLPLFGPPSNPVENKTYTSGLKKSKSGGRVFISKGIGWGTIPVRLACFPEIAVLELFPDEASD encoded by the coding sequence ATGTTAAACGCCGCCGCTGTTTTACTGACAGTTGTTTTTCTTTATATCTTCTTTATTGAACGCTTCATCATCCGGGTCAATTATTATCAGATCCTGGTTCCCCATCTGCCGAAGGCTTTTGCGGGTTTTCGCATGGTCCAGCTCTCCGATCTTCACTATGGGCTGCTGCAGCCGCTTTTAACCGCTAAATATGCCGTCTGGCGCGCCAACCGTTTAAATGGGGATATTATCGTATGCACGGGCGATTATGTGCTGGAGACAAACAGCCATAAACGCATTGACCGCATCTGGCACATACTGGCCCGGCTTTATGCGCCTGAAGGCGTATACTCAGTGCTGGGCAACCATGATCACTGGGCGGACACGGCCCGCTCTATTGAATGGCTGGATCAAACCGGTCAGAACCTTAGAGGGCAGAAAAAGGTATTTGAGCGTGCCGGTGAAAAACTGTGGCTTGCTGGTGGCGGCGATCTCTGGGAGGACCATATGGATTTTGATGAGCTTCTATCCGGGATTCCGGAAAATGATTGTCGAATTGTGCTTGCCCATAACCCGGACAGCGCGGATACGGCGTTTAATCAGCGGATTGACCTGATGATCGCCGGCCATACCCATGGCGGACAATTTGTGCTGCCTCTTTTCGGGCCGCCCTCGAATCCGGTGGAAAATAAAACCTATACCAGCGGTCTTAAAAAGTCGAAAAGCGGCGGGCGGGTGTTTATTTCCAAAGGGATCGGCTGGGGGACGATACCGGTAAGACTGGCCTGTTTCCCGGAAATCGCCGTACTTGAGCTTTTCCCGGATGAGGCGTCTGACTGA
- a CDS encoding enoyl-CoA hydratase/isomerase family protein translates to MAVAFWEKDKTVAIIKMNNSQNLQNLAFAEAMNGVIDEAMADEDIKAIVLTSADEKFFSNGIDVQWLGERFAAEDSQLIKDFMYGMDAVFKKLLLAPVPTIAAINGHAFGNGAILSCACDFRFMKSDRGFFCFPEVDLGIPFLPGMDAFVEKAIPQYKFNELKLTGRRATAPELEAHHVIEKACDNAEHLMAETMTFARSFDKKRGIFGEHKRRMHKHIIAIIDTEDPEYIETLNLMVQE, encoded by the coding sequence ATGGCAGTCGCATTCTGGGAAAAAGATAAAACCGTGGCCATTATAAAAATGAACAACAGCCAGAACCTTCAGAACCTGGCATTTGCTGAGGCAATGAATGGCGTTATTGATGAGGCAATGGCTGACGAAGATATCAAAGCCATAGTACTGACCAGCGCGGATGAAAAGTTCTTTTCCAACGGCATTGACGTCCAATGGCTGGGGGAGCGCTTTGCCGCCGAGGATTCCCAGCTGATCAAAGACTTTATGTACGGGATGGACGCGGTATTTAAAAAACTGCTGCTCGCGCCCGTGCCCACCATTGCCGCGATTAACGGCCATGCCTTTGGAAACGGTGCTATCCTGTCCTGCGCCTGCGACTTCCGGTTCATGAAGTCAGACCGCGGATTTTTCTGTTTTCCCGAGGTGGATCTGGGGATTCCCTTTCTGCCGGGCATGGATGCGTTTGTCGAAAAGGCGATTCCCCAGTATAAATTCAATGAACTCAAGCTGACCGGCCGCCGGGCCACCGCACCCGAGCTTGAGGCCCATCATGTAATTGAAAAGGCCTGCGACAATGCCGAACACCTGATGGCCGAAACCATGACTTTTGCCCGCTCCTTTGACAAAAAACGCGGCATCTTCGGGGAGCACAAGCGCCGCATGCACAAGCACATCATTGCCATCATTGATACGGAAGATCCGGAATACATCGAGACCCTGAATCTGATGGTCCAGGAATAA
- a CDS encoding GAF domain-containing protein yields MTNHMDYFDSLCKISRAFAAAEKRDTLLTRIVESAVDTMNAKAASLFLEDLETNTFVPAAQTGLSPNYLHAPPEKAAEHLDILKKDGHVYIRDATTDERSANHDAKESEGIKSILAVPVIINNQLMGVLSLYTAEIREFSPDEVKFLTALAEQGGMAIDRARLITQLRHNARMFRDLSAGINASLDVDAILRVMTEEVGKALNAKGATIRLIDGKENKLVLRASYGLSDTYLNKGDVSEDKGVVEAMNGKTTIINDVSAADGIKYLKEKQKEGIVTILAVPVCVKHDVIGVLRLYFGARRQFYEDEIMMVEALGHQGGLAIQNANCYLQLERGMKGFNEDARGKRR; encoded by the coding sequence ATGACAAACCATATGGATTATTTTGACAGTTTATGCAAAATCAGCCGGGCGTTTGCCGCGGCTGAAAAACGGGACACGCTCCTTACGCGGATTGTCGAAAGTGCCGTTGATACCATGAATGCAAAAGCCGCCAGTCTTTTTCTTGAGGATTTGGAAACCAATACATTCGTGCCGGCCGCACAGACCGGATTGTCGCCTAATTACCTGCATGCCCCGCCGGAGAAGGCGGCTGAGCATTTGGATATCCTTAAAAAAGACGGCCATGTCTATATAAGGGATGCGACCACGGATGAGCGCTCGGCCAATCATGACGCTAAAGAGTCGGAAGGTATTAAATCCATTCTGGCGGTGCCGGTTATTATCAATAACCAGCTAATGGGGGTATTATCGCTCTATACAGCTGAAATTCGGGAGTTTAGTCCTGACGAGGTCAAATTTCTGACAGCATTGGCCGAGCAGGGCGGAATGGCCATTGACCGGGCCCGGCTGATTACCCAGCTGCGCCATAATGCCCGGATGTTCCGGGATCTGTCCGCCGGAATCAATGCCTCCCTGGACGTCGACGCGATATTGCGGGTGATGACCGAAGAGGTGGGCAAAGCCCTGAACGCCAAGGGGGCTACCATCCGACTGATTGATGGTAAAGAGAATAAGTTAGTGCTTCGCGCCAGCTACGGGTTGAGCGATACCTATCTGAACAAAGGGGATGTGTCCGAGGACAAGGGCGTTGTCGAGGCGATGAACGGCAAGACCACTATTATCAATGATGTTTCCGCTGCTGACGGCATCAAATACCTGAAAGAAAAACAGAAGGAGGGAATTGTCACGATTCTTGCCGTGCCTGTCTGTGTAAAACACGATGTGATCGGCGTTCTGCGGCTTTATTTCGGCGCCCGTCGCCAGTTCTATGAGGATGAAATCATGATGGTTGAGGCCCTTGGCCATCAGGGGGGCCTGGCCATTCAAAACGCTAACTGTTATTTGCAGCTGGAAAGGGGGATGAAGGGCTTTAATGAGGATGCTCGGGGGAAACGGCGCTGA
- a CDS encoding DUF1207 domain-containing protein, translating to MFAPGTHLYPVHLADPLHPVTALNAVRYGDTEIPNAGENRYVFRIGGRLGLLRISPADDLNRGIQLNIHGTFLGMFDREHSLDNIGWDGLYGIDLTWRNADGYALKFGLNHDSSHVGDEFAERTGIRRVDYTRQEYVLGLSFPIWRDFRGYGEAGWAFDLRNEDLQEKWRGQAGLEYVNADCLWGGRMGFYAALDLTAYEESDWEPDITAQTGLMIPVQRINRNFRIGLEYRDGRSLIGEFSRFEETYLAWGFWIDL from the coding sequence ATGTTTGCACCGGGGACTCACCTTTATCCCGTTCATCTGGCAGATCCCCTGCATCCCGTCACAGCTTTGAATGCGGTTAGATACGGGGATACGGAGATTCCCAATGCAGGCGAGAATCGGTATGTATTTCGGATTGGAGGGCGGCTGGGGCTGCTTCGCATATCCCCGGCCGACGATTTGAACCGCGGCATTCAACTCAATATCCACGGCACCTTTCTCGGCATGTTTGACCGGGAGCATTCTTTGGACAATATCGGCTGGGATGGTTTGTACGGCATTGATTTAACCTGGCGCAATGCCGATGGATACGCCCTGAAATTCGGTTTGAACCATGATTCCAGCCATGTCGGGGATGAATTCGCCGAGCGCACCGGCATCCGGCGGGTCGATTATACCCGGCAGGAATACGTGCTGGGGCTTAGTTTTCCCATATGGCGGGATTTTCGGGGTTATGGGGAAGCCGGCTGGGCGTTTGATCTCCGAAATGAAGATTTGCAGGAGAAATGGCGCGGGCAGGCCGGGCTGGAATATGTGAATGCAGACTGCCTCTGGGGCGGGCGGATGGGCTTTTATGCGGCCCTGGATCTGACCGCCTATGAGGAATCGGACTGGGAGCCGGATATCACCGCGCAGACCGGACTGATGATTCCCGTGCAGCGCATCAACCGAAACTTTCGAATCGGGCTGGAATACCGGGACGGCCGATCGCTTATCGGTGAATTTTCAAGATTTGAGGAGACTTACTTGGCCTGGGGCTTTTGGATTGATTTGTGA